The following are encoded together in the Ralstonia insidiosa genome:
- a CDS encoding YidB family protein, producing the protein MGLLDSILGGGNDASSGQSSLLGNKKVLLAVGVLAYLAMKRGGNAQGAGDAAPQADQGGGLLGSLGGLGSLLGAAGGAGALGSLLGGAGGAGGLGGLLGGLLGGGNSDHAAAVDAAAPAGLGPLQQILEQAGLGEQVKSWIGNGQNLPVSGEQITQALSGTGALEEVSKLASTFGINESDLANQLAEGLPEAVNHLTPQGTLPAA; encoded by the coding sequence ATGGGTCTACTCGATTCGATCCTCGGCGGCGGCAATGACGCCAGCAGCGGCCAATCGTCCTTGCTGGGCAACAAGAAGGTGCTGCTGGCCGTGGGCGTGCTGGCCTATCTGGCAATGAAGCGCGGCGGCAACGCACAAGGCGCCGGCGATGCGGCACCGCAGGCAGATCAGGGCGGCGGTCTGCTCGGTTCGCTGGGCGGGCTGGGTAGCCTGCTCGGCGCAGCCGGCGGCGCCGGCGCACTCGGCAGCCTGCTGGGTGGCGCGGGCGGTGCGGGTGGCCTTGGCGGCCTGCTTGGCGGTCTGCTGGGTGGCGGCAATTCGGATCACGCCGCGGCGGTCGACGCAGCAGCACCGGCTGGCCTGGGGCCCCTGCAGCAGATCCTGGAACAAGCCGGCTTGGGCGAACAGGTCAAATCTTGGATCGGCAACGGCCAGAACCTGCCCGTCTCCGGCGAGCAGATCACGCAAGCCCTGAGCGGCACGGGCGCACTGGAGGAAGTGTCAAAGCTGGCCTCCACCTTCGGCATCAATGAAAGCGATCTCGCCAATCAGTTGGCAGAAGGCCTGCCGGAGGCCGTGAATCACCTGACCCCGCAAGGCACACTGCCAGCAGCCTGA
- a CDS encoding 16S rRNA (uracil(1498)-N(3))-methyltransferase → MGLPRFYVDTSLAPHTAVTLPETVTRHIHVLRLAVGDEVCLFDGSGHEFHARLDAINKRDATASLAESTRPDTEARYNITLAQGIAGGDKMDWLIEKAVELGVHAIAPLQTERGVVRLSGERAAKRVQHWQALVQAACEQCGRARVPAVAPVATLREWLATAKSTDAPRVLLSPRGTQSLTQWAVQSRERVESAGVELLIGPEGGLSPDEEALAESAGFLPLTLGRRILRTESAALVAVSALHAVLGEF, encoded by the coding sequence ATGGGGCTTCCCCGTTTCTACGTCGACACATCACTGGCCCCGCACACCGCCGTCACCCTGCCTGAAACCGTCACGCGCCACATCCACGTGCTGCGCCTGGCCGTCGGCGACGAGGTCTGCCTGTTCGATGGCTCTGGCCACGAATTCCACGCGCGGCTCGATGCCATCAACAAACGCGATGCCACCGCCAGCCTCGCTGAGTCCACGCGCCCTGACACCGAAGCGCGCTACAACATCACGCTCGCCCAAGGCATTGCCGGCGGCGACAAAATGGACTGGCTGATCGAGAAAGCCGTCGAACTGGGCGTGCACGCTATCGCCCCGCTGCAAACCGAGCGCGGCGTGGTGCGGCTCTCCGGTGAACGCGCCGCCAAGCGCGTGCAGCACTGGCAAGCCCTCGTTCAGGCTGCCTGCGAACAATGCGGTCGCGCACGCGTGCCCGCTGTCGCACCCGTCGCCACGCTGCGCGAGTGGCTGGCGACGGCCAAGTCGACAGATGCACCACGCGTCCTGCTGTCACCGCGCGGCACGCAGTCGCTCACGCAATGGGCGGTGCAATCACGCGAGCGCGTCGAGAGCGCTGGCGTCGAATTGCTGATCGGCCCGGAAGGCGGCCTCTCGCCCGATGAAGAGGCATTGGCCGAAAGTGCGGGTTTCTTACCGCTGACACTCGGGCGACGTATTCTGAGAACGGAGTCGGCGGCGCTTGTTGCGGTGTCTGCGCTACACGCCGTTCTTGGTGAATTCTGA
- a CDS encoding NADP-dependent malic enzyme, protein MTTVDTQPQQPARTDEELKAQQRAALRKAALEYHEFPTPGKISVTPTKPLSNQRDLALAYSPGVAAACEEIVEDVANSFRYTARGNLVGVVTNGTAVLGLGDIGPEASKPVMEGKAGLFKKFAGIDVFDIEINEKDPQKLVDIIASLEPTFGGINLEDIKAPECFFVERELRKRMKIPVFHDDQHGTAIVVGAGITNALKVVGKDIKKVKLVASGAGAAALACLDLLVDLGLPRENIWVTDLAGVVYEGRTELMDPDKAHFAQKTDLRTLAEVIDGADIFLGLSAAGVLKQDMVKKMADKPIIFALANPNPEILPELAKEVRPDVIMGTGRTDYPNQVNNVLCFPFIFRGALDVGATTITREMEVAAVHAVAELARQEQSDIVASAYGIQDLSFGPEYLIPKPFDPRLIVKIAPAVAQAAMDSGVAKRPIEDMDAYRQHLQQFVYHSGTLMKPIFSAARKVPMANKRIVFGEGEEERVLRAVQIVVDEQLASPILIGRPSVIAHRIERFGLRLREGVDFTVVNPEHDERFREYWETYYKLMARKGVTPQYAKIEMRRRSTLIGAVMIHKGEADGMICGTVSNTAAHLRYIDQVIGGTNCVYAAMNGLVLPGRQIFLTDTHVNVDPTAEQLAEITIMAAEELCRFGIKPKVALMSHSNFGSSEAPSAVKMRETLAILRERAPNLEVDGEMHGDAALDEKLRDSLVPDSTLKGEANLLVMPNIDAANIAYNLLKTAAGNNIAIGPILLGAQKPVHILTPSATVRRILNMTALTVVDAAAQAQR, encoded by the coding sequence ATGACCACGGTGGATACCCAGCCTCAACAGCCCGCCCGCACGGACGAAGAACTCAAGGCGCAGCAACGCGCCGCCCTGCGTAAAGCCGCGCTGGAGTATCACGAGTTTCCGACCCCGGGCAAGATTTCCGTCACGCCGACCAAGCCGCTGTCGAACCAGCGCGATCTGGCCCTGGCGTACTCCCCCGGCGTGGCCGCAGCCTGCGAAGAGATCGTCGAAGACGTCGCGAACTCGTTCCGCTACACCGCCCGCGGCAACCTCGTCGGCGTGGTGACCAACGGCACCGCCGTGCTCGGCCTGGGCGACATCGGCCCGGAAGCCTCCAAGCCGGTGATGGAAGGCAAGGCCGGCCTGTTCAAGAAGTTTGCCGGTATCGATGTGTTTGACATCGAGATCAACGAAAAAGACCCGCAAAAGCTGGTCGATATCATCGCCTCGCTGGAGCCGACCTTCGGCGGCATCAACCTGGAAGACATCAAGGCTCCGGAGTGCTTCTTCGTCGAGCGCGAACTGCGCAAGCGCATGAAGATCCCCGTCTTCCACGATGACCAGCACGGCACGGCCATCGTCGTGGGCGCGGGCATCACCAACGCGCTCAAGGTGGTCGGCAAGGACATCAAGAAGGTCAAGCTGGTGGCGTCGGGCGCGGGTGCTGCAGCGCTGGCCTGCCTGGACCTGCTGGTCGACCTGGGTCTGCCGCGTGAAAACATCTGGGTGACGGACTTGGCTGGCGTCGTGTACGAAGGCCGTACCGAACTGATGGACCCGGACAAGGCGCACTTCGCACAGAAGACCGATCTGCGTACGCTGGCTGAAGTCATTGACGGCGCTGACATTTTCCTGGGCCTGTCCGCTGCGGGCGTGCTCAAGCAGGACATGGTCAAGAAGATGGCCGACAAGCCGATCATCTTCGCGCTGGCCAACCCGAACCCGGAGATCCTGCCGGAGCTGGCCAAGGAAGTGCGCCCGGACGTCATCATGGGCACCGGCCGCACCGACTATCCGAACCAGGTCAACAACGTCCTGTGCTTCCCGTTCATCTTCCGGGGCGCGCTGGATGTGGGCGCGACCACCATCACGCGTGAGATGGAAGTCGCCGCCGTGCACGCCGTGGCGGAACTGGCCCGCCAGGAGCAGAGCGACATCGTCGCCTCGGCCTACGGCATCCAGGACCTCTCGTTCGGCCCCGAATACCTGATCCCGAAGCCCTTCGACCCGCGCCTGATCGTTAAGATCGCGCCGGCCGTAGCGCAGGCCGCCATGGATTCCGGCGTGGCGAAGCGCCCGATCGAAGACATGGACGCCTACCGCCAGCACCTGCAGCAGTTCGTCTATCACTCGGGCACGCTGATGAAGCCGATCTTCTCGGCCGCTCGCAAGGTGCCGATGGCGAACAAGCGCATCGTCTTTGGCGAGGGTGAAGAAGAGCGCGTGCTGCGCGCCGTGCAGATCGTCGTGGATGAGCAGCTTGCCAGCCCGATCCTGATCGGCCGGCCGAGCGTGATTGCCCATCGCATCGAACGCTTTGGCCTGCGCCTGCGTGAAGGCGTGGACTTCACCGTGGTCAACCCCGAACACGATGAGCGCTTCCGTGAATACTGGGAGACGTACTACAAGCTGATGGCCCGCAAGGGCGTGACGCCGCAGTATGCCAAGATCGAAATGCGCCGCCGTTCCACGCTGATCGGCGCCGTGATGATCCACAAGGGCGAAGCCGACGGCATGATCTGCGGCACGGTCAGCAACACCGCCGCGCACCTGCGTTACATCGATCAGGTCATCGGTGGCACGAACTGCGTGTACGCCGCCATGAACGGTCTCGTACTGCCGGGCCGTCAGATCTTCCTGACGGATACGCACGTGAACGTTGACCCGACCGCCGAGCAACTGGCCGAGATCACCATCATGGCCGCTGAAGAGCTGTGCCGTTTCGGCATCAAGCCAAAGGTCGCGCTGATGTCGCACTCGAACTTCGGTTCGTCGGAAGCGCCTTCCGCCGTCAAGATGCGCGAAACACTCGCCATCCTGCGCGAACGTGCTCCGAACCTGGAGGTCGATGGCGAAATGCACGGCGATGCCGCACTCGATGAGAAGCTGCGTGATTCGCTGGTGCCCGACTCGACGCTCAAGGGCGAGGCCAACCTGCTGGTCATGCCCAACATCGACGCCGCCAATATCGCCTACAACCTGCTGAAGACGGCTGCCGGCAACAACATTGCCATCGGCCCGATCCTGCTGGGTGCCCAGAAGCCGGTGCACATCCTGACGCCGTCGGCCACGGTGCGACGCATTCTCAACATGACGGCGCTGACCGTCGTGGACGCCGCCGCGCAAGCACAGCGTTAA
- a CDS encoding VOC family protein, producing MSFPRPANTPWLVPYLTVHDASAAIAFYRNAFGFGVQDEVHDHGRPIHVEMTYQGELILMFAPEGAFGSTARTPAAAGFECPQSFHLYCDDVDAVYQSALNQGATSLIPPADVFWGERYAAVRDPDGYRWGLACRPATEG from the coding sequence ATGAGCTTCCCCCGCCCCGCCAACACACCGTGGCTCGTCCCGTACCTGACCGTGCACGACGCGTCGGCCGCCATCGCCTTCTATCGCAATGCCTTCGGCTTCGGGGTGCAGGATGAAGTGCACGACCACGGCCGCCCGATCCATGTCGAGATGACCTACCAAGGCGAGCTGATCCTGATGTTCGCGCCCGAAGGCGCATTCGGCTCCACGGCCCGCACACCGGCTGCCGCGGGCTTCGAATGCCCACAAAGCTTTCACCTGTATTGCGATGATGTCGACGCCGTCTACCAGAGCGCGCTAAACCAGGGCGCCACGTCCCTCATACCGCCGGCTGACGTCTTCTGGGGCGAGCGCTACGCCGCCGTGCGCGACCCCGACGGCTACCGCTGGGGCCTCGCCTGCCGGCCGGCCACCGAAGGCTGA
- a CDS encoding CinA family protein: MAESRALAQLAELVGDTLHKRSLMMATAESCTGGLVSAAMTDVSGSSAWFERGFVTYSNEAKSQMLGVPAALIRERGAVSEPVAHAMAEGAVLNSRAQVAVAITGVAGPTGGTPDKPVGMVCFGWSNRLETRVETRHFKGDRKQVRLQAAEHALRGLLDFLDSAES, translated from the coding sequence ATGGCTGAATCCCGCGCCCTGGCCCAACTGGCCGAACTGGTCGGCGACACGCTGCACAAGCGCAGCCTGATGATGGCGACCGCCGAATCCTGCACGGGTGGGCTGGTGTCCGCCGCCATGACCGATGTGTCGGGTTCGTCCGCGTGGTTCGAGCGCGGCTTCGTCACGTACTCCAACGAGGCGAAATCGCAGATGCTGGGAGTGCCGGCCGCGCTGATCCGCGAACGCGGCGCGGTGAGCGAGCCGGTGGCGCACGCGATGGCGGAAGGTGCGGTGCTCAACAGCCGCGCGCAGGTGGCCGTAGCGATTACCGGTGTGGCCGGCCCGACCGGCGGCACGCCCGACAAGCCCGTTGGCATGGTGTGCTTTGGCTGGAGCAACCGCTTGGAGACGCGTGTGGAAACACGCCACTTCAAGGGCGACCGCAAGCAGGTACGCCTGCAGGCCGCCGAGCACGCGCTGCGGGGCCTGCTCGACTTCCTGGACTCTGCGGAGTCCTAA
- a CDS encoding porin: MNRTTVVRGMLACGFALAGWTAPALAQTSVTLYGRVASGIDYQNNVAPTATSPGGSLWRAADNQWGTSMFGFMGKEDLGGGLQAVFRLESGFGAAQGKTNGDALFNRRSYVGLSSPTYGTLTVGKNLFISNDVWYLDPTGQQFIGSATLVRGRNWPGANNIVEYQSPTWGGFQIGLQTGLGEQPGSFKNSRRDGVSAVYTAGPVEVRAIYDVIRDANGKFSDLFNFSKEATIGGTYTIGKAKLFAVYENLSAPDAPVGAPTKANHYWLGVNYELTPALTLIGAAYRINVNNGGGNANLFMLGANYNLSKRTMLYASVGTVQNSATANFSVEATNNNPAPGKNQLGAYTGVVHSF, translated from the coding sequence ATGAATCGAACCACCGTTGTTCGCGGGATGCTGGCGTGCGGGTTTGCGCTGGCGGGCTGGACTGCCCCAGCCCTCGCGCAAACCAGCGTCACGCTATATGGCCGCGTCGCCAGCGGCATCGACTACCAGAACAACGTCGCCCCCACGGCGACTTCGCCCGGCGGCAGCCTCTGGCGCGCCGCGGACAACCAGTGGGGGACGAGCATGTTCGGGTTCATGGGCAAGGAGGATCTGGGCGGTGGTCTGCAGGCCGTCTTCCGCCTGGAGTCGGGCTTTGGCGCTGCCCAGGGCAAGACCAATGGCGATGCACTCTTCAACCGCCGTTCGTACGTTGGCCTGTCGAGCCCGACCTACGGCACGTTGACGGTCGGCAAGAACCTCTTCATCAGCAACGACGTCTGGTATCTGGACCCGACCGGCCAGCAGTTCATTGGCTCCGCCACGCTGGTGCGTGGGCGCAACTGGCCGGGCGCCAACAACATCGTCGAATACCAGAGCCCGACCTGGGGCGGCTTCCAGATCGGCCTGCAGACCGGGCTGGGCGAGCAGCCGGGTTCGTTCAAGAACAGCCGTCGGGATGGCGTGTCTGCCGTCTACACCGCAGGGCCGGTGGAGGTGCGCGCGATCTACGACGTGATCCGCGATGCGAACGGCAAGTTCAGCGACCTCTTCAACTTCTCGAAGGAAGCGACGATCGGCGGTACCTACACGATCGGCAAGGCGAAGCTGTTTGCCGTGTACGAAAACCTCTCTGCGCCGGACGCCCCGGTCGGTGCGCCCACCAAGGCCAACCACTACTGGCTGGGCGTGAACTACGAGCTCACGCCAGCGCTGACGCTGATCGGTGCCGCCTACCGCATCAACGTGAACAACGGCGGCGGCAACGCCAACCTGTTCATGCTGGGCGCGAACTACAACCTCTCCAAACGCACAATGCTGTATGCCAGCGTCGGCACCGTGCAGAACAGCGCCACCGCCAACTTCTCGGTGGAAGCGACCAACAACAACCCGGCGCCGGGTAAGAACCAACTGGGTGCCTATACGGGTGTCGTCCACTCGTTCTAA
- the pyrF gene encoding orotidine-5'-phosphate decarboxylase has protein sequence MRFTEQLAAAWQRNNSLLCVGLDPDPARLPASLTGTGGAIFSFCRAIVDATADLVCAFKPQIAYFASQRAEDQLEQLINYIHEAYPGIPVILDAKRGDIGSTAEHYAKEAFERYQADAITVSPYMGFDSMQPYLAHADKGVIVLCRTSNAGGSDVQFLETGSRPVYQVVAERARNVWNTSGQMGLVVGATFPQEIAKVREIVGDMPLLIPGIGAQGGDIEATVRAGRTADGTGMMINSSRAILYASSDSDFADAARKVAEATRDQINQYRN, from the coding sequence ATGCGATTTACCGAACAACTGGCTGCCGCCTGGCAGCGCAACAACTCCCTGCTGTGCGTCGGGCTCGACCCCGATCCGGCGCGCCTGCCGGCGTCGCTCACCGGCACGGGCGGGGCGATCTTCTCGTTCTGTCGCGCCATTGTCGATGCCACGGCGGATCTGGTTTGCGCATTCAAGCCGCAGATCGCCTATTTCGCCTCGCAGCGCGCCGAAGACCAGCTCGAGCAACTTATCAACTACATCCACGAGGCGTATCCGGGAATCCCGGTCATCCTCGACGCCAAGCGCGGTGATATCGGCTCCACTGCCGAGCACTACGCCAAGGAAGCCTTCGAGCGCTACCAGGCCGACGCCATCACCGTCAGCCCCTACATGGGCTTCGACTCGATGCAGCCGTATCTCGCGCATGCCGACAAGGGCGTGATCGTGCTGTGCCGCACCTCCAATGCGGGCGGCAGCGACGTGCAGTTCCTGGAAACCGGCAGCCGTCCGGTCTACCAAGTCGTGGCTGAGCGCGCGCGCAATGTCTGGAACACCAGCGGCCAGATGGGCCTGGTGGTGGGCGCGACCTTCCCGCAGGAGATTGCCAAGGTGCGCGAGATCGTCGGCGACATGCCGCTGCTGATTCCGGGCATTGGCGCCCAGGGCGGTGACATTGAAGCGACCGTGCGCGCCGGCCGCACTGCAGATGGCACCGGCATGATGATCAACTCGTCGCGCGCCATTTTGTACGCCAGCAGCGACAGCGATTTCGCCGATGCCGCGCGCAAGGTTGCAGAGGCAACGCGCGACCAGATCAACCAGTACCGCAACTGA
- a CDS encoding metal transporter gives MTTHSQHPVTGLRREEEGKDPDRKFEKERDDEREHDRDRRREHDHEHQPEHEHEERHRPDHPSEARV, from the coding sequence ATGACCACGCATTCCCAGCACCCCGTCACCGGTCTGCGCCGTGAAGAAGAGGGCAAGGACCCGGACCGCAAGTTTGAGAAGGAACGTGACGACGAGCGCGAACACGATCGTGACCGCCGTCGTGAACATGACCACGAGCACCAGCCGGAGCACGAGCACGAAGAGCGCCACCGGCCGGATCATCCGAGCGAAGCCCGGGTGTAG
- a CDS encoding ribonuclease, whose amino-acid sequence MTKRLGAWIGRSVSQAIARGALAATLALSVAGLPVNAMARDTTGLAAAAGTIRAADLPNEAQRTFALIEQGGPFPYAKDGSTFGNYERRLPAQRRGYYREYTVKTRGARNRGAKRIICGGDQQAANDCYYTEDHYNSFQRIQR is encoded by the coding sequence ATGACCAAGCGACTTGGAGCGTGGATTGGCCGCTCCGTATCTCAGGCAATAGCGCGTGGCGCGCTGGCGGCGACGCTCGCGTTGTCCGTGGCCGGCCTGCCGGTCAACGCGATGGCCCGGGACACGACTGGGTTGGCGGCCGCCGCGGGAACCATTCGTGCAGCGGATCTGCCCAACGAGGCACAGCGCACATTTGCACTGATCGAGCAGGGCGGCCCGTTCCCATATGCGAAAGATGGCAGCACGTTCGGCAACTATGAACGACGTTTGCCAGCGCAGCGACGTGGCTATTACCGCGAATATACGGTCAAGACGCGTGGCGCGCGCAATCGAGGCGCCAAACGCATCATTTGTGGCGGCGACCAGCAGGCGGCAAACGACTGCTACTACACGGAAGATCACTACAACAGTTTTCAACGGATACAGCGATGA
- a CDS encoding phosphatidylglycerophosphatase A family protein, which yields MMSSAPFPPSNPPGQPETVTLEAGQTAQVRRPTARFMLGHPARILALGFGSGLSPILPGTMGTLYAWLIYVVLARWIAGPTWLLIAAVGFVIGIWACARTARDLGVADHGAMVWDEMIAFWLVLAFVTPTTLGGQFAAFLLFRFFDMVKPAPIRYYDRTLKGFGVRGGYGVMVDDILAAFYTLLVFALWRSF from the coding sequence ATGATGTCTTCTGCCCCCTTTCCGCCCTCCAACCCGCCGGGCCAACCTGAGACCGTGACGCTCGAAGCCGGGCAAACCGCTCAAGTCCGCCGCCCGACCGCACGCTTCATGCTCGGCCATCCGGCGCGCATCCTGGCGCTGGGCTTCGGCTCGGGCCTGTCACCCATCCTGCCGGGCACGATGGGGACGCTGTACGCGTGGCTGATCTACGTTGTCCTGGCGCGCTGGATTGCCGGACCGACCTGGTTGCTGATCGCCGCCGTCGGGTTCGTGATCGGCATCTGGGCATGTGCCCGCACGGCGCGTGACCTGGGCGTGGCTGACCACGGTGCGATGGTGTGGGATGAGATGATCGCTTTCTGGCTGGTGCTGGCGTTCGTGACGCCGACCACGCTGGGCGGGCAGTTCGCGGCGTTCCTGCTGTTCCGTTTCTTTGACATGGTCAAGCCGGCGCCCATCCGCTACTACGACCGCACGCTCAAAGGCTTTGGCGTGCGCGGCGGCTACGGCGTAATGGTCGACGACATCCTGGCCGCGTTCTATACGCTGCTCGTGTTTGCGCTGTGGCGCTCGTTCTGA
- the thiL gene encoding thiamine-phosphate kinase → MPKPATSDNSADHAAELSEFGLIRRYFTRPARQAILGVGDDCALLGARPGHELAISTDMLVAGRHFFADAEPKALGHKALAVNLSDLAAMGAEPRAFTLAVALPEANAAWLKPFSEGLLALADAFHCELIGGDTTRGPLTLSLTVFGDVPAAAALRRDAARAGDDLWVSGTVGDARLALGALRAEWPLTPEALAQVQPRMDMPTPRVALGLALRGVARAALDVSDGLLGDLSHILTQSRVGATIEVDRVPRSATLAAQPAARQLQCTLAGGDDYELCFTAPAAARDAVLAAGQRAGVAVTRIGRIDAESGLRLVDAQGAPVTFTHGSFDHFSSAS, encoded by the coding sequence GTGCCCAAGCCCGCCACTTCCGACAACTCCGCTGATCACGCTGCTGAACTGTCCGAATTCGGACTGATCCGCCGTTATTTCACGCGACCGGCCCGACAAGCAATTTTGGGGGTCGGCGATGACTGCGCCCTGCTTGGCGCCCGTCCCGGCCATGAATTAGCGATTTCCACCGACATGCTGGTCGCCGGTCGTCACTTCTTTGCCGATGCGGAGCCAAAAGCACTCGGACACAAAGCGCTGGCTGTCAACCTGTCCGATCTGGCCGCCATGGGCGCCGAGCCGCGTGCGTTCACGCTGGCCGTGGCGTTGCCGGAAGCCAATGCAGCCTGGCTCAAGCCGTTTTCCGAAGGCCTGCTGGCGCTGGCCGATGCCTTTCACTGCGAGCTGATCGGCGGCGACACCACGCGCGGGCCACTCACGCTCAGTTTGACCGTTTTCGGCGATGTACCTGCCGCTGCGGCGTTACGCCGCGATGCTGCCCGCGCTGGCGACGACCTATGGGTGTCCGGCACCGTTGGCGATGCACGACTCGCGCTGGGTGCGCTGCGTGCCGAATGGCCACTGACGCCCGAGGCACTCGCCCAGGTGCAGCCGCGCATGGACATGCCGACACCGCGCGTCGCGCTCGGGTTGGCGCTGCGCGGCGTTGCGCGTGCGGCGCTCGACGTGTCCGATGGTTTGCTTGGCGATCTGAGCCATATCCTGACGCAATCGCGTGTGGGCGCCACCATCGAGGTCGATCGCGTACCGCGCTCCGCCACGCTCGCCGCGCAACCGGCCGCACGCCAGTTGCAATGTACGCTGGCCGGCGGAGATGACTACGAACTCTGCTTTACCGCGCCCGCCGCGGCGCGCGACGCCGTGCTCGCAGCGGGTCAACGCGCGGGGGTTGCCGTTACACGCATCGGTCGCATCGATGCCGAATCCGGCCTACGACTTGTTGATGCACAGGGTGCGCCAGTCACCTTTACGCACGGCAGCTTCGATCATTTCTCATCCGCATCATGA
- the gcvA gene encoding transcriptional regulator GcvA: protein MARRLPPLNALRVFEVAGRNLSFSRAADELCVTNAAVSHQIKQLEDHLGKKLFIRRNNQLALTDAGDNYLPRVRDALRAIEQATDLLMDTADAPLRVAVPPTFGAKWLVPRLYRFFNQHPHVRVEVSTADVQDHGQFDLCIDDRQVNAPNLRVEWFTSTDFFPVCNAALQTAIRMPQDLAAHTLLHERGGRHLAHHPTWQQWLDEVGVRQINATRGPAFSEALMALQAAIDGQGVALGQGILVEYDIAAGRLVRPLATEASLRLSYYLIHPHEAVEHPGFALFRQWLADEVARSGGRARNQQMPGEVF from the coding sequence ATGGCACGGCGCCTTCCTCCCCTTAACGCATTACGCGTCTTTGAAGTCGCAGGCCGTAACCTGAGCTTTAGCCGGGCGGCCGACGAGCTGTGCGTGACCAATGCCGCGGTCAGCCACCAGATCAAACAGCTCGAAGACCATCTGGGCAAAAAGCTGTTCATCCGCCGCAACAACCAGCTCGCGCTGACCGATGCCGGCGACAACTACCTCCCCCGCGTGCGTGACGCCCTGCGCGCGATCGAGCAAGCCACCGACCTGCTGATGGACACCGCCGACGCCCCGCTGCGCGTGGCAGTGCCGCCAACCTTCGGCGCCAAGTGGCTGGTGCCGCGTCTGTACCGCTTCTTCAACCAGCATCCGCATGTACGCGTCGAGGTCTCCACCGCCGACGTGCAGGATCACGGCCAGTTCGATCTGTGCATCGATGACCGCCAGGTCAACGCGCCCAACCTGCGCGTCGAGTGGTTCACCTCCACGGATTTCTTCCCTGTGTGCAACGCCGCGCTGCAGACGGCAATCCGCATGCCGCAGGATTTGGCCGCGCACACGCTGCTGCACGAGCGCGGCGGGCGCCATCTCGCGCATCACCCGACGTGGCAGCAATGGCTTGATGAAGTGGGCGTACGTCAGATCAACGCCACGCGCGGGCCGGCCTTCTCTGAAGCGCTGATGGCGCTGCAGGCCGCCATTGACGGCCAAGGCGTGGCGCTCGGCCAGGGCATCCTCGTCGAATACGACATCGCGGCCGGGCGCCTCGTGCGACCGCTGGCGACGGAGGCGTCATTGCGCCTGTCGTACTACCTGATCCATCCGCATGAGGCGGTGGAACATCCGGGCTTCGCGCTGTTCCGGCAATGGCTTGCGGATGAGGTGGCACGCAGCGGCGGGCGTGCGCGTAACCAGCAGATGCCGGGCGAGGTGTTTTGA
- a CDS encoding barstar family protein, with translation MTTNMFGLDDSLTARDERVAREAWHKAQNLYDGVVGMQALGARVGGAAAKPQQNIMTQDITKTDDDGGREDAMNLFKTVRPNIVQSIRAFRVADLAESAASLGQHFLYANCAAATTKSEVLDVIAREFLFPKHFGKNFDALADCLTDMIYKAGPQPGFVIVLEGLPCQPKFDKEAREVLLDVFRDAAEFWGERKVQFRVFYSFA, from the coding sequence ATGACGACCAACATGTTTGGGCTGGACGACTCGCTCACCGCACGCGATGAGCGCGTGGCTCGCGAAGCGTGGCACAAGGCGCAGAATCTGTACGATGGCGTGGTGGGGATGCAAGCCCTGGGCGCCCGCGTTGGGGGCGCGGCAGCAAAACCGCAGCAGAACATCATGACGCAGGACATTACCAAGACGGACGACGACGGAGGTCGCGAAGACGCCATGAACCTGTTCAAGACGGTGCGTCCGAATATCGTGCAGTCGATCCGCGCGTTTCGCGTGGCGGATCTGGCGGAATCGGCGGCCAGCCTGGGCCAGCATTTCCTGTACGCCAACTGCGCTGCGGCGACCACCAAGAGCGAAGTGCTCGACGTGATCGCACGCGAATTCCTGTTCCCGAAGCATTTCGGCAAGAACTTTGATGCGCTGGCCGATTGTCTGACCGACATGATCTACAAGGCTGGCCCGCAGCCGGGTTTCGTGATCGTGCTCGAAGGCTTGCCGTGCCAGCCCAAGTTCGACAAGGAAGCGCGGGAGGTGCTGCTGGACGTGTTCCGTGACGCCGCCGAGTTCTGGGGCGAGCGGAAGGTGCAGTTCCGCGTGTTCTACTCGTTCGCGTGA